A part of Odontesthes bonariensis isolate fOdoBon6 chromosome 23, fOdoBon6.hap1, whole genome shotgun sequence genomic DNA contains:
- the LOC142374205 gene encoding uncharacterized protein LOC142374205, giving the protein MSCVEKRHMSHRMGSMLHHRFPNGFTDLFMDETDREVSILTDRAFRSLCVGDDAVYNDEFLYGYSPFSCHKPLVGERLKKNHKESKKAGQHKHDRSDAQKNISHMSSFLKALSVAEGSCEGMLIRNGMTDSNGESWDKSALRSIQRELSEFSSDYHSGLADRHYKSHQSGDGLSNKTGKDVSLPSGKSSKMKNGKSTVKLRKLNIKNFFLHSELSPFQTWRDFNQYPFCQEDTVTTLLSADNTPKWYDLPFYKELTEAHRKETHTCHKEAIEPSPPTVPQPILPPPPPKVLPKPSITLAEKRCSSDGGDGTAAPWRRNRSRAKSAIPANQPGIQPRESNTKAVDESLLLVKKEVKSVEVKAVEEVSSLASTPFSICQLMTPLIPSRQPTETSEILQAVLSPSAFDLPGRPHSEAKVTPEPVKRESYKSLASSILFNLKDNRKRVKSRYSPPKFKTVELPEDGAQSPQLDHMKQVGSDGNASGLSTPAILRDGQTVCSPILEPIGSPNTDKPPSDDYLLANLLHTKRDAVDKSSHGEENLISPFKNSKTTKSPMVKKQNYPSLNLYKRASTVDSDMKYLQVPLSTITSAHANPTNETKDRQLSPIDLPTNAGLSPCALNAIKDYSPIISPRTGEKERLSSEGKRLPNVPEKAKSLVKNTKGQPTSTEKELGGQTMSTMEVIRAAREAINAAKNKARSASHSDSISKETLETEELRQKEMDDKVSTETLRSKRENLEPDSSVFSRNSNHAASATLAGKINNVNKEPPPVPKRNFAKSDIQLSLDKQQTNNFGKAPDGDSLDAQPDLPSKEKKQGKLKHVFSARQNNYIKNQRYVVMDDKQAEECEEDNLKVNTRTETDKEMTSCGEMKDGGHIINDLQALKELERARLGDRILENAKSKLEVVNIDEEAKAKNDLISRELRNIKRGMLSMRGNTSAKREIFSKKEKEQNKQEALAKLDSNVIVNKTLMNDNYDKAKMALEEIISERERRRYKFTEQDANLSSEENVTDRNLDTWLQQGTEAVKDCIASVGEKQNGSNSTLKDTDLKERLGDLRDHNQLRQILSQTEPRPGETHRSGARIALPGMDKIGSELNTKAKAKHMKDSSTDDSAHNSEVSLGEMARQVSEESGEYLNESEDKKIETPPVPPRSKKGGNKRDGGSNKVKDRVGEIVFTKEGKSENHVKSLSDRIGSEMQEEDSEEAVPSPSKTYSSKDRQGEENQANLESNMATNEVTCNPVLISNNTQSENTQCMSPKLTANQTKTNNLHPTKEGATKTTNDKAQETCKIKRKAPLKPDHLIPADDSMTKSLKAQEEPDNASGNNVHVDTEALGETPRSIVSPLLLVNGISVPQSPPDQASLSSKSSYFSADSAFHRNTETESNIYHSLDNLTGEMEEVDGAGLSDSRKDLDRSEVEYYSLSDQESELDGVKRHMKSPQKEPELQHKNSADRENVSTDQRATSVEKDSATPPTNTFSPTFEIPALFKVKDNTFSNKLKKAVPPWSPRVGLDGSERVEEEVNRAKENPERTLAEETPTADITVTSAEMFGAEEILSNQSSLSPSNLGSENPKRPQVGDFLTVPQEEDRSSRVTPSSEGMESVTTSTADTADEVAINGGVPVGHEGTRVLSELSGSTCSGNDSQTGLPKPPAVLPKSEKAVLKAIKLANRRMKKEEAQKSSHKSSQSSSKHRADGQKSDQSEQKGSNGAKTGRNSERKHRAKTEDGSHHNDKHHSNKSNARSEQLSSDNENHHQNAAERNYEARRESHDSVENNNQRTDARPGVASERQGRSSNRHVRDKPEQRQYSSDRVISNVPVYKAQVDERPTSDRPFHRSQSIDRYLGSKVERRLSADAVASEKLDPRTQRIEKSIMNELKQRGRPREMTSRDNPQRRSHSIDAHCMEVPHPSSLSRQSSHTSHTSHTSHTSHTSQLSRQSSIEHTIITQSFPMTQRKLLQDPDSGQYFFVDLPVQVKTKTFFDPETGSYVQLPVQPPDGAVPQASPMEVLTPPLVVYHSFVPVPLSPMAQKTTIQKAHMEQEEFEQRHLERARQMHCKEGHPYLEPAYGQHDHMLGEFMGTEELDCPS; this is encoded by the coding sequence ATGAGCTGTGTGGAAAAGCGACACATGAGCCATCGGATGGGAAGCATGCTCCACCATCGCTTCCCCAATGGCTTCACTGACTTGTTCATGGATGAGACGGATCGTGAGGTCAGCATCCTCACCGATAGAGCCTTCCGTAGTCTCTGTGTTGGAGACGATGCGGTTTACAATGACGAGTTCTTGTATGGATACTCACCTTTCAGCTGCCACAAACCTTTGGTGGGGGAACGCCTTAAAAAGAATCATAAGGAATCTAAAAAGGCAGGGCAACACAAACATGACAGAAGCGACGCTCAGAAGAACATATCCCACATGTCATCGTTCCTCAAGGCATTAAGTGTTGCCGAGGGAAGTTGTGAGGGGATGTTAATCAGAAATGGAATGACAGACTCTAATGGGGAATCATGGGATAAGTCTGCACTTCGCAGCATCCAGAGAGAGTTATCAGAATTCTCTTCAGATTATCACTCCGGGCTTGCTGATAGACATTACAAGAGCCATCAGTCTGGTGATGGTTTATCAAACAAAACAGGCAAAGATGTCAGCCTTCCCTCTGGGAAATcgtcaaaaatgaaaaatgggaAATCCACGGTCAAACTAAGAAAGCTTAACATTAAAAACTTTTTCCTCCACAGTGAGTTAAGTCCTTTCCAAACATGGAGAGACTTTAACCAGTACCCCTTCTGCCAAGAGGACACAGTCACCACTCTTCTCTCCGCAGATAATACCCCGAAATGGTACGACTTGCCATTTTACAAGGAGCTAACTGAGGCCCACAGAAAAGAgacacacacatgccacaaaGAAGCAATTGAGCCCTCTCCCCCCACTGTTCCCCAACCCAtccttccccctcctcccccaaaGGTTCTGCCAAAGCCCTCAATTACACTGGCTGAGAAGAGATGCTCTTCAGACGGAGGGGATGGGACTGCTGCCCCCTGGAGGCGTAACAGGTCCAGGGCAAAAAGTGCTATTCCAGCCAATCAGCCTGGGATACAACCTCGAGAGAGCAACACAAAAGCAGTGGATGAAAGTCTTTTGTTGGTTAAAAAGGAAGTTAAATCTGTGGAAGTAAAAGCAGTCGAGGAGGTCAGCTCTTTGGCCTCTACTCCATTCAGCATCTGCCAACTGATGACTCCCCTCATTCCCTCCAGACAGCCGACAGAAACATCAGAAATCCTCCAAGCAGTCCTCTCACCGTCTGCCTTTGATCTTCCAGGTAGGCCTCACTCTGAGGCCAAAGTGACCCCTGAACCGGTCAAACGAGAGAGCTACAAATCCCTCGCCTCCAGCATCCTCTTTAACCTGAAAGACAACAGGAAAAGGGTGAAGAGCCGTTACAGCCCACCGAAATTCAAAACTGTTGAGCTGCCTGAGGATGGTGCCCAGTCTCCACAATTAGATCATATGAAGCAGGTTGGTTCTGATGGCAATGCATCAGGCTTAAGCACGCCTGCCATTTTGAGAGATGGACAGACAGTTTGCAGTCCGATTTTGGAACCAATAGGATCCCCAAATACTGACAAGCCTCCGTCGGATGATTATTTGTTAGCAAATCTGCTGCACACTAAACGGGACGCTGTTGATAAGAGCAGTCATGGAGAAGAGAACCTAATTTCTCCATTTAAAAActcaaaaacaaccaaaagccCCATGGTCAAAAAGCAGAACTACCCTTCTCTGAATTTGTACAAGAGAGCTAGTACTGTTGACAGTGATATGAAATATCTCCAAGTCCCCCTGAGCACCATTACTTCTGCACACGCCAATCCAACAAATGAGACAAAAGACAGACAGCTTTCTCCAATAGATCTTCCAACAAACGCAGGGCTTTCACCATGTGCTTTAAATGCCATCAAAGACTATTCACCCATAATTTCACCCCGCACGGGTGAGAAAGAAAGACTGTCATCAGAGGGTAAAAGACTCCCAAATGTCCCAGAGAAAGCAAAAAGCCTggtgaaaaacacaaaagggcAGCCTACTTCTACAGAAAAGGAGTTGGGTGGCCAGACCATGAGTACAATGGAAGTGATCAGAGCAGCAAGGGAAGCAATTAATGCCGCCAAAAATAAAGCTCGATCAGCAAGTCATTCAGATAGCATTAGCAAGGAGACGTTAGAAACTGAAGAGCTGAGGCAGAAAGAGATGGACGACAAAGTTTCAACAGAAACGCTTAGAAGCAAGAGAGAAAATTTAGAGCCAGACAGCAGCGTTTTTTCTCGAAATAGTAATCACGCAGCAAGTGCAACACTTGCTGGCAAAATTAACAACGTTAACAAGGAGCCTCCGCCCGTTCCAAAGAGAAACTTTGCCAAATCAGACATTCAGCTGTCTCTtgacaaacagcaaacaaataACTTTGGCAAAGCCCCTGATGGCGATTCACTGGACGCGCAACCAGATTTACcgtcaaaagaaaagaaacaaggcAAGCTCAAACATGTATTCTCAGCCAGGCAGAACAATTACATAAAAAATCAAAGATATGTAGTGATGGATGATAAGCAAGCAGAGGAGTGTGAGGAAGACAATCTGAAAGTCAACACAAGAACGGAGACGGATAAGGAGATGACGTCATGTGGAGAAATGAAAGATGGCGGCCATATAATAAATGATTTGCAGGCTTTGAAAGAGCTGGAGAGAGCAAGACTTGGCGATCGCATACTTGAGAATGCAAAGAGCAAACTCGAGGTTGTTAACATAGATGAAGAAGCGAAGGCTAAGAATGATTTGATATCTAGGGAGCTTCGGAATATAAAGAGAGGCATGCTGTCGATGAGAGGGAACACTTCGGCCAAGAGAGAAATATTTtcaaagaaagagaaggagcaGAACAAGCAAGAGGCTTTAGCAAAGTTGGACAGTAACGTCATCGTAAACAAGACACTAATGAATGACAATTACGACAAAGCCAAAATGGCACTTGAAGAGATCATCTCAGAACGGGAGAGAAGAAGGTATAAATTTACTGAACAGGATGCAAATTTATCATCTGAAGAAAATGTTACTGATAGAAATTTGGACACGTGGCTACAGCAAGGCACAGAAGCTGTTAAAGATTGCATTGCATCAGTCGGAGAGAAACAGAATGGCAGCAATTCCACACTTAAAGACACGGACCTAAAAGAGAGATTAGGTGATTTAAGAGACCATAATCAACTCAGACAGATTTTATCACAAACTGAACCGAGACCTGGTGAGACGCACAGATCAGGTGCAAGGATAGCACTTCCTGGCATGGATAAGATTGGCAGTGAGTTAAAcactaaagctaaagctaaacaTATGAAAGATAGTTCAACTGATGATTCTGCTCATAATTCAGAGGTCAGCTTGGGAGAAATGGCAAGACAGGTGTCTGAAGAGAGTGGAGAGTACTTGAATGAAagtgaagacaaaaaaatagaaactCCTCCTGTTCCTCCCAGGAGCAAAAAGGGAGGCAACAAGAGGGATGGAGGTTCAAATAAAGTGAAAGATAGGGTAGGCGAAATTGTCTTTACCAAAGAAGGGAAATCTGAAAACCATGTGAAGTCACTAAGTGATAGGATAGGCTCAGAAATGCAAGAAGAAGACAGCGAAGAAGCCGTGCCAAGTCCAAGCAAAACTTATTCCTCCAaagacagacagggtgaggaaaATCAAGCCAATTTAGAGTCCAATATGGCAACAAATGAAGTTACATGCAATCCTGTTTTAATTTCAAACAACACACAATCTGAAAATACACAGTGCATGTCACCAAAGCTGACAGCAAACCAAACTAAGACAAACAACTTGCACCCCACAAAAGAAGGCGCAACTAAAACAACCAATGATAAGGCACAGGAGACATGCAAGATAAAGCGAAAGGCCCCTTTAAAACCAGACCATTTAATCCCAGCAGATGACAGTATGACCAAGAGTCTCAAAGCACAAGAAGAGCCTGACAACGCAAGTGGTAATAATGTGCATGTGGATACTGAGGCTCTTGGTGAAACCCCTAGAAGTATAGTGTCACCCTTACTACTAGTAAATGGCATCAGTGTCCCTCAGAGCCCACCCGATCAAGCCAGCTTGTCCTCAAAATCCTCCTACTTTTCTGCGGACAGTGCATTCCACAGAAACACTGAGACTGAGTCAAACATATACCATTCCTTGGATAACTTGACTGGAGAGATGGAAGAGGTTGATGGTGCTGGACTTAGCGATTCACGAAAGGATTTGGATAGATCTGAGGTGGAATATTATTCTTTAAGTGATCAGGAGAGTGAGCTGGATGGTGTGAAGCGGCACATGAAATCTCCTCAAAAAGAGCCGGAGTTACAGCACAAGAACAGCGCAGACAGAGAGAACGTCTCTACAGATCAAAGAGCAACTAGTGTAGAAAAGGATTCAGCAACGCCGCCCACAAACACTTTCTCACCAACTTTTGAGATCCCAGCTTTGTTTAAAGTGAAAGATAACACTTTCAGTAATAAGCTTAAGAAAGCTGTACCACCGTGGTCACCAAGAGTGGGTCTGGATGGTTCAGAGAGGGTAGAGGAGGAGGTAAATCGAGCAAAGGAAAACCCAGAACGAACACTGGCTGAAGAAACTCCCACGGCCGATATCACAGTAACTTCAGCAGAAATGTTTGGAGCTGAGGAGATTCTATCGAACCAATCATCGCTCTCGCCTTCAAATCTGGGAAGTGAAAACCCAAAGAGACCCCAAGTTGGAGATTTTCTCACCGTCCCACAGGAGGAAGACAGATCTTCCAGGGTGACTCCATCATCTGAAGGCATGGAGAGCGTAACAACCAGCACAGCTGACACAGCTGATGAGGTGGCAATAAATGGTGGGGTTCCTGTTGGGCATGAAGGGACAAGGGTTCTCAGCGAACTATCGGGGTCCACCTGTAGTGGTAATGACAGCCAAACAGGGCTGCCCAAGCCACCTGCTGTATTACCCAAATCTGAAAAGGCTGTTCTAAAAGCCATTAAACTGGCAAATAGAAGGATGAAGAAGGAGGAGGCCCAGAAATCGTCCCATAAGTCCTCTCAAAGTAGCAGCAAACACAGAGCAGACGgacaaaaaagtgatcaatcAGAGCAGAAAGGCAGCAACGGTGCTAAAaccggcaggaacagtgagagaaaaCACAGAGCAAAAACTGAAGACGGCAGTCATCACAATGACAAACATCATAGCAATAAAAGCAATGCCCGGAGTGAGCAACTATCGAGCGACAATGAAAACCACCATCAGAACGCAGCAGAAAGGAACTACGAGGCTCGGAGAGAAAGCCACGATTCAGTGGAAAACAATAACCAGAGAACAGACGCTCGACCCGGTGTGGCGTCAGAAAGACAAGGCCGCAGCAGCAACAGACACGTTCGAGATAAGCCAGAGCAAAGACAGTACAGCAGTGACAGAGTAATCAGTAACGTGCCTGTGTACAAAGCTCAAGTCGATGAGAGGCCCACGTCAGACAGGCCATTCCATCGATCGCAAAGCATTGATAGGTACTTGGGAAGTAAAGTAGAGCGTAGGCTCAGTGCTGATGCGGTGGCCAGTGAAAAGCTTGATCCCAGGACTCAGCGCATTGAGAAATCCATCATGAATGAGCTTAAGCAAAGAGGTCGACCCAGAGAGATGACCAGCAGAGACAACCCACAGAGGAGAAGTCACAGCATTGATGCGCACTGCATGGAAGTACCTCACCCTTCCTCCCTGTCTCGCCAGTCAAGCCACACCAGCCACACCAGCCACACCAGCCACACCAGCCACACCAGCCAGCTTTCTCGCCAGTCTAGCATTGAGCACACTATTATTACACAGTCGTTCCCTATGACCCAACGAAAGCTCCTCCAGGATCCTGACTCGGGGCAGTACTTCTTTGTCGACTTGCCTGTTCAAGTCAAGACGAAAACCTTCTTTGATCCTGAGACAGGAAGCTACGTACAGCTGCCAGTCCAGCCACCAGATGGTGCTGTTCCCCAGGCTTCCCCGATGGAGGTCCTCACTCCACCACTAGTTGTTTATCACAGCTTTGTCCCCGTCCCTCTGTCTCCCATGGCTCAGAAAACTACCAtccaaaaggctcacatggaaCAGGAGGAGTTTGAGCAAAGGCATTTGGAAAGGGCAAGGCAAATGCACTGTAAGGAGGGACATCCATATTTAGAGCCTGCCTATGGACAACATGATCACATGTTAGGGGAGTTCATGGGAACCGAGGAGCTAGACTGTCCCAGCTGA
- the LOC142373504 gene encoding bone morphogenetic protein 2: MAAGAVRLCLCLLQLGRVTLLAIPQGSGTMGKQDGSDAVTRRLDAVLNLRDLPQAPAVPPHKKAPQFMLDLFNAVTVTEGTPKSQKDILEGNIVRSFEDKGHNGERFHFFNLSSFGREEKIIKAEFRWFRKKQKFYLGKSHGPHFYRVDLYEVLDSRVKPWRGNLITSRLVPLYTQGWEVFNVTQMIYKWIRNSQENNGILVVTTFPSGNWMESGVSSSKQAGELTDTNAYLVIFSDDGRTAANQSYLGQAQPGAAPEPRDRRSRRRRAPLGFSPRSRVQSCQRLPLFVDFDEIGWSGWIISPRGYNAYHCKGSCPFPLGVGLRATNHATVRSIMHALKLSSDEVEAPCCVPDRLQSISLLYFDDEENVVLKQYDDMVALSCGCH, from the exons ATGGCAGCAGGAGCTGTgcgcctctgcctctgcctcctcCAGCTGGGGCGCGTCACCCTGCTGGCGATACCGCAGGGCTCAGGGACGATGGGGAAGCAGGACGGCTCGGATGCAGTGACTCGGAGGTTGGACGCTGTGCTCAACCTGAGAGATTTACCCCAGGCTCCGGCGGTGCCCCCACACAAGAAGGCACCGCAGTTTATGTTGGATCTTTTTAACGCGGTGACTGTCACCGAAGGAACTCCGAAAAGTCAGAAGGACATTCTGGAGGGAAACATAGTGCGCAGTTTTGAGGATAAAG GTCATAATGGAGAGAGGTTTCACTTCTTCAATTTGTCGTCTTTCGGCAGAGAGGAGAAAATAATCAAAGCGGAGTTCCGCTGGTTCAGAAAGAAACAGAAGTTTTACCTCGGAAAGTCACATGGTCCTCATTTCTATAGG GTGGATCTATATGAGGTGCTGGACAGCAGAGTAAAGCCATGGAGAGGAAACCTCATCACCTCCAGGCTGGTGCCCCTGTACACACAAGGATGGGAAGTCTTTAATGTCACTCAAATG ATATACAAGTGGATCCGGAACAGTCAGGAGAACAATGGCATCCTGGTGGTGACCACCTTTCCTTCTGGTAATTGGATGGAGTCAGGGGTGTCTTCATCTAAGCAGGCTGGAGAGTTGACAGACACAAACGCCTATCTGGTCATATTCTCAGACGATGGCAGGACAGCAGCAAACCAGTCATACCTGG GACAAGCCCAACCTGGAGCAGCACCCGAGCCCCGTGACCGCCGGAGCAGAAGGCGACGCGCGCCCTTAGGTTTCTCCCCCCGCAGCCGCGTCCAATCCTGCCAGAGGCTCCCACTCTTTGTTGACTTTGATGAGATCGGCTGGTCTGGCTGGATCATCTCTCCCCGCGGATACAACGCCTACCACTGCAAGGGTTCCTGCCCATTTCCGTTGGGGGTCGGCCTCAGAGCCACCAACCACGCCACGGTGCGCTCCATCATGCACGCGCTCAAGCTCTCTAGTGATGAAGTAGAAGCGCCCTGCTGTGTGCCCGACAGGCTCCAGTCCATCAGTTTGTTATACTTTGACGATGAAGAGAATGTGGTCTTGAAGCAGTACGACGACATGGTCGCTTTAAGCTGCGGATGTCATTGA